CGGCCCAATTGCGCGAATCCGGGCAATCCCACCAACAACTCCGTGGATTCGCTCGCATATTGGATCAATCCATCGGCATCGCACAGCCAGATTCCATCGGAATTCCCTTGAACCAACGCCCGGAATCGCTCTTCACTCCGTTGTCGGATTCGTGCCGCCTCCACCCGTTCGGTGATGTCGGTTGCGGAAACGACCATGCCAATGAGTTCTTGCTCGCGATGAAGCGGGACAAAGCTGGCCGAGAGTGTGAGTCGATGGTTGCCGCGCAGCAGCGCCAACTCCACCCGCGTGACGGTTTTGCCCAGGCCAATCACTTGCCGCGCAATCATCTCCATTGGCCCCCCCGCCGGATGCTCAGCGGAGGGTGCCCAGGGAAGATCGCGCCAATTCTGCTGGGTTAGCTGCACCCGTGGAATCCCGAAAAGCTGCTCCGCCGCTGGATTCGCCAGCGACACGCGCCAATCGCGATCGACAATCATGACCACATCGGCCACCGATTCAAAGATGCGGCGCAATCGCTCTTGGCTGGCCCGCAGCGCTTCATCGGCCCGATAGCGATTCGACCAATCTTGGAAGGTGAGAATGACTTCCGTCACCTCGCCACGATCGCCCAAAATCGTGGCCACGTTCCAGGCAATATCCACAATTCGGCCATCGGGGCGGATCAACTGCGCTTCGTACCCATATTGCGTCGGGTGCGAATCCTCCAACACCGCAAGCAGTTGCGGCGATTGGGAATCGGTGACCCGATCCCGCAACGCCAATTGATTCCAATTGAGTCCCAGGAGTTGTTCGCGGGGCTGCCCCAGGATCGATTCCGCCTCGGTATTGCAATCGGTGATCGCGCCGCGTGGATCGAGCAGCAAAATTCCGTTGGGGTTGGTCTCGAAGACTCGCCGCAAGCGATTCTCTCGTTCCCGAATTTCTAACTGCTCGCGCTTGGCCTGCGTAATTTCGGCAGTGATCCCGACGAGCGATTCCGGAATGCCATCCTTGCGGCGGATCATCTCAATGCGATCTTGAAACCAACGAAAACCACCGGAATCATCGATTACCCGATATTCCAACTCCATCTGCACGCGCTCGGAAAGCATTGCCCGCTCAAGCGTATGCCGAATCCATACACGATCTTCGGTGGGAATCTGATGATAGCGCCAATGCACCTGTTCTGATTCCGCCGCCGTGAAAGCGGGGAGCATTTGTCGCATGCGTGGCGAGACAAATTCGTACTTCCACGACCAAGTCAAATCGGGATTGTCGGCATGCGATGGATCGCAAAGAACCGACATCGCCCACATTCCGACGGGTAGATTGGTTAACAGCGGATGCAATCGCTCGGGATGGTTGCCATCCGAGGAGTGGTCGGTCGAATTCGCCGCGTGAGGGGAGAAAAGCGGCGAATCCTCCGAGGAGAGATTTCGCATATCACCTCATCCAAATGATTCATCGAAAATCATTGGCTCATCCAAGATGCTCAAACAACCATCTCGAATTATGAAAATTGTATCTCGATTTCTCCTTCGAGACGAATCTTTTCTGGCAGGAACAGAATTTTTTCCAAAACTTTGTCGGACTCATTCCACCGATCGATCATTTTTTGAGCGGAGTCACGGAATAGACCCGCTCCCCCTTCTCCGTGGGTTGGAGTTTCACCATCACGGGCCGCCCGGCTTTATACAAGGCTATCCCGCTGCCAAACTTCTTGGACGGTTCGCCCTTGGTGGTGTAGGTAATCGTCTTTTCATCCAGTTGAAAATCCGTCTCTTCTTCGTCCACTTCCAGCGTCAACACCTTGGTTTTCGCAACATATTTGGAGAACTTCCCGGTGATCGACTTCAGGTTTTTCGGCTCCTCCGGCGATTCCGATTCGGATTCCGGCATGGTGGGTGAATTCTTGGCCTTGGCATCCGCTTTGTCCTTCTTCATCTGCTTTTTGGGTTCCATCTTGGGCGTCGGCTCTTGCGACAATCCCAACCCAGCCATGCTCGCACCCAACACGACAACCAACAGCATTCGAATCATGATTCGCTCGCAACGGAAAACGAGGAGATGGTCCAAAATCCCGCCCGATTATCAAATCATGCCAATCGTTGGTCAAGCAAAAGATCCCAGATGAATCCTTCGATTCGGATTCGTCGCCCCTCCCAATCGGAATCTCGGGCCGGTTCGCCCCATGCCCGCGCCTGGCCCAGTGGTGCCAACTGCCCCATTCGTGCCAACAACCCCATCGCGGGTAATGCCGCCACCCATGCCTGCAGATCATCGTGCTGACAGCGATGGATTTGCACGGACTGGATCCCCAATCGCGCTTGCAACCGTTGTCGCGCATCCGCCAAATCCTGAGGCCCCACTTTCGCATGCCCGGCCAATGGAGCCAACCCGCACGATCGCCAAACCGCCGTCGGGAACACTTCCATCAAGCCGGTTTGCCGACCGGATCCGTCCCGTGGTGGAATCGCCATGGGATCATTGATGAGCGCCACGCGACCCGAATCGAGCAACCCATCCACCACGGCAATGCAGAATTCCACCCACCCACGATAATTCGCAGGATAGACTTTTCCCGGTGGCCCCGTCTTCCCCGGCGTCTTCAGGGCATATTCGCTCGCACGGCCGACACCTGGCCGCTCCCCCGCTTGCGGATCTCGCCACGCAATCGGACCATCCATCGCAATGGCATCGATCTGATGGTGGTCGATCTGCTCCAACAACCAAGCTACCATCGCAGCAACGGTCATCGGCGTGTGGGGCCAATCGTCCCGCCCCAACTGCACCTGGACGTTGGCCCACTCCGCCGAATCGGTGCAGGTCAGCAAGGCCACGCCATTGGTCGACCAATTCCGACTCGCAATATCCAACCCAAGCACCCGAAGCGGCTGCGAATTCGCCATTGGCTCAGCTCCACATTCGGAAAAAAATCCACGAATCGGAAAATTTTTCGCAACTCACCTGTACATCCACACCGATACTGGCTTATATTACACCTATACAGAAAACCACATAGCGGAGTGCACCCCATGCCGGCAACCTTGAAGAAAGCTGTCAAGAATTCGATGGGATCGTTGGCTGCACAACCGACAACATCCCCCACTCACAACCCCACTCAACCCATGGTTTCCACAACGGGGATTGAGCCGCAACCCACGCATCCGGTCGATGTTTCGCACATCACCCGAGCGCTGGCCCAACCATTTGAGTTGTCGGAAGTGAAATTCAAGCCGCAAACGGTCAAGAATAACCGGGCGCTGGCATTGGCGTACATTGACGCTCGTGTGATTCAAGATCGATTGGACGAAGTTCTCGGTGTCGAAAATTGGCAAGACGATTACCAATTGCTGCCTGATGGCTCGGTTCTCTGCCGGTTGCGGCTCAAACTGGGCCCGCGATGGATTACCAAGATGGATGTTGGTTCGCCCAGCGAACAATCCGACAGCGGCGATCGTCTCAAAGCAGCGTTTTCCGATGCCCTCAAACGGGCGGCGGTGAAATTCGGGATCGGTCGCTATTTGTATCGTCTGCCGGCGTTATGGTGCGATTACGACCCGGTGAAGAAAACCTTCACCAATCTCCCCAAATTGCCGGCATTTGCGATGCCGACACCCATGCCCCAACCCGTGGCGACGAATACCTTTGCGGCTCCGGCTCCGGCACCAACAGCGGCTGCGGTTTCCGTGGCGCCGCGGTCGGATTCTCCGACCGGCAGCACTCCGCCCCGCGCCAACCCGGCCAATCGACCGACCACCGGTTTGGAACTCCAACGGCGATTGCGAGAACGGGATGAGGAATATTCTCGGGATGGTCGCTGCAATGTTGGGGCGTTGCTCGCTCATGTGACGCAGGCCGGAATTCGCGCGGGATATAGTGCGGATCTCACGACCTGGAACCAAGAAGCGATCGACTTGGCCATTGAGGAAACGCGGAAATTCCGTGATTCGCACCCCGCGTCCAAACCGGGTAATCCGGTCAGCCCGAAAGACCCACGTTCCGCTGCGTAAAATTCCGGACTGGTGACTGGCAGCATCCGCGACACTGCGTTACGATGGCCCCATCCTGGCTATGGGGCCGATCTCACCAAGGAGCACGTTCGCATGTCGAACACATTATCCCGCCGTCACTTTCTCCAACAATCCCTCGCCCTGGGTGTTGGCAGTCTTGCAGTTGGGGCGATGCCGTCGATCGCTCGTTCCGCCAACGAAAAATTACACGTTGGTGTGATTGGCTGCGCGGGCCAAGGGCAGTACAACTGGACGAATATCGCCGCCTCAGGTGCGGAAATTGTCGCGGTTTGCGATGTCGATCAACCGCGTTTGGGAGCGATCACCAAAGCCCATCCCAAAGCGGCGATTTTTGAAGATTTCCGCAAATTGCTCGATCAAAAGGGCATTGATGCGGTCGTGGTTTCGACCCCCGACCACACCCATGCCATCGCAACAGTCGCGGCACTGAATTCCGGTCGTCACGTCTATTGCGAAAAGCCGTTGACCCATAACGTGTTTGAAGCCCGTG
This DNA window, taken from Tuwongella immobilis, encodes the following:
- a CDS encoding DUF429 domain-containing protein, whose translation is MANSQPLRVLGLDIASRNWSTNGVALLTCTDSAEWANVQVQLGRDDWPHTPMTVAAMVAWLLEQIDHHQIDAIAMDGPIAWRDPQAGERPGVGRASEYALKTPGKTGPPGKVYPANYRGWVEFCIAVVDGLLDSGRVALINDPMAIPPRDGSGRQTGLMEVFPTAVWRSCGLAPLAGHAKVGPQDLADARQRLQARLGIQSVQIHRCQHDDLQAWVAALPAMGLLARMGQLAPLGQARAWGEPARDSDWEGRRIRIEGFIWDLLLDQRLA
- a CDS encoding PAS domain S-box protein: MSVLCDPSHADNPDLTWSWKYEFVSPRMRQMLPAFTAAESEQVHWRYHQIPTEDRVWIRHTLERAMLSERVQMELEYRVIDDSGGFRWFQDRIEMIRRKDGIPESLVGITAEITQAKREQLEIRERENRLRRVFETNPNGILLLDPRGAITDCNTEAESILGQPREQLLGLNWNQLALRDRVTDSQSPQLLAVLEDSHPTQYGYEAQLIRPDGRIVDIAWNVATILGDRGEVTEVILTFQDWSNRYRADEALRASQERLRRIFESVADVVMIVDRDWRVSLANPAAEQLFGIPRVQLTQQNWRDLPWAPSAEHPAGGPMEMIARQVIGLGKTVTRVELALLRGNHRLTLSASFVPLHREQELIGMVVSATDITERVEAARIRQRSEERFRALVQGNSDGIWLCDADGLIQYASESTELLVGLPGFAQLGRRWSETVPLEKPAEWFELWGTLRTQPGIQQTIHVNLSRGIDDFRIWEVSIRNRLREPIVAAIVVHARDVTAERRLQEQLKQAQKMEAIGELASGLAHDFGNLLTVIQGELGELILDDVPTAWHRSITAAKIATELGTTLTKILLGLARRVPICVEPVVINPRIREVVFLLERVLRKTIRFELDLDENLGIIEADGMQIAQVVLNLCLNARDAMPKGGTIRIQTRNESIPTDGIPSREAPRDWVKVVVEDTGTGMSEATRAKIFEPFFTTKPSGKGTGLGLAIVSGIVKQHQGEIRCTSQEGVGTRFEIVLPRIRSEESE
- a CDS encoding Rad52/Rad22 family DNA repair protein produces the protein MPATLKKAVKNSMGSLAAQPTTSPTHNPTQPMVSTTGIEPQPTHPVDVSHITRALAQPFELSEVKFKPQTVKNNRALALAYIDARVIQDRLDEVLGVENWQDDYQLLPDGSVLCRLRLKLGPRWITKMDVGSPSEQSDSGDRLKAAFSDALKRAAVKFGIGRYLYRLPALWCDYDPVKKTFTNLPKLPAFAMPTPMPQPVATNTFAAPAPAPTAAAVSVAPRSDSPTGSTPPRANPANRPTTGLELQRRLRERDEEYSRDGRCNVGALLAHVTQAGIRAGYSADLTTWNQEAIDLAIEETRKFRDSHPASKPGNPVSPKDPRSAA